The nucleotide sequence GTTTGCCGGTGTGGTTTCAATACAAATCTGCTGCGCGTAACTGCCGGTGCTCAGGTGTGTATAGTGGTTGTTGTTCCACGACGGAACCGGGAACAGAATTTTATCGCCGGGATTAATGAGCGTGCGGAAGATGGCGTAGATTACCGGACGTGCGCCGCCGGCAATGAGAATTTCATCAGGCGCATAGTTCAGACCCTGACGCTGGCTGATGAGGTTTGAAACGGCTTTGCGCAGTTCAAGCATACCATCGGCTGCTGGGTAGTTTGTTTCATCGGCCGCATAGGCATCCACAATGGCCTGTTTAAGTTCCTGCGGAATAGGGAAAATTTTCGGATTGAAATCACCAATAGTGAGGTTGTAAACCGTTTCTCCGTTGCGGATTTTTTCATTGACTTCACCGGCAAGTTTGATGATTTCGGAACCGATGAGCGACTCCGCCATATCCGATACCGGAAGCTGTGCGGGCGAGTGTGCAGAAACTGTACTCATTGAAATATGCGTTAGCGGCTTTTGTGCAGGCTTAAAAGCCGCGCAAAGATAGCAAAATAGGCCGCAGCTGCAATCTGATTTTTCATGCTAATTACCCGGAAAATCAGATTTACTACCAGAAGGCTAAACGCCTGCAAACTCAGCCTATCCTTCGCACAAGCACAGCCGGACTAAAACGCACTACGGCACCGGTAACAACCACTGTGCACTGAAGGTGTATATGTACGGCAGTGCCTTTTTTGTGGACGATACCGTTTAGTTCAAACAGCGCGCCTTCGGGCAAAGCTGCCAGCGGCACGCGCTCTTCAGCAGGCGGAGGCAGTGAGGGAGCTGCGGATGTTTCGGGAACTGCGGATGTGTGCAGTGGCCGCGCAGGAGGAGGAATACTGTGTGCGGCCACGCGTGGCGGCATCTCCTCACGGTGCTCGGGCTCTACATCGGCCAGTGCGCTAAACAGGTATTTGCGCCGCGTATCAAGCTCTATGCAGAGATAGCGCGTGCGGCGTTTTTCGCCTTTGCGGAACCGGCGGCCGTTGTACATAAACACGGCATCAAAGGGAAGCGTTTCGAGATGAATGTATTTTGCCTGCTCATCGTCGTGCCGGCGCAATGTGCGCATGAGCTGCAAATCCGAGCAGCTGGTGGCAGCCGGGTTTTGCATGTAACTGATAATGGCCGCACGCACATCAGCGGGAAACACGTCGAGCCGAATTACCGGCCGCATCAGGTCTTTAAATGCCGTCTTCCATTCTTCGCCATGCGGCTTTACGCGATGCCCGTGCCGCTCATACGTAAGCAGGTGCGCAACCTCATGCACCAGCGTAAGCAAAAACGCATACGGATTCAAATCGTGATTAATGGTAATCTGATGATTGGTCCCCGGCAGCGGTGCGCGGTAATCGCCGTATTTCGACTGGCGGCTGCGTTTAATTTTGAGTTTGAAATCAAACTGCACAATCCATTCCGCCATCATGGGCACAGCCGCTTCGGGAATGTACTTCCGCAAAATGGCCTGATTGCGCTCGGTTTGATTCATATTCATTTACACAAAAATAAATCAGCCGTAAGTTGTTTTTGAAATGCAACAGGCAATTTCATCGACCGGTTATTAACATAGAAGCTGATATGTTAACGAACTATAAATTTTAATCCGGCTGTAACCTCTCCGCATAAGTAGCCGTCATATTTACAAACATACATTCCCATGAAAACGCTGATACTTACCACAGTGCTTGTGGCTGGCGTAGCCTTGACCAGTCTGGCCGCCCCACTTCCCCAGCCCATCAAACCCGCCGGCCGTCTGGTGTGTCTGAACGACACGCTCTGGCTTCAATCGCCCGAACTCAATCTGAAACAGGCCTACCGTGTAAGTGAGGCCGACTCAGTACTGCGTTTCAACTTCGGCTCACAACAAATGCCTTATACATTCGGCATCAGCAACGGAAGGGAAACCATCAATTTCCGCCACAGCGATTTACCGAGGGTAAAGGTGGAAGTAAGCAACGGTTCGCGCATGGTAAACGTATATCTAACCGCGTTTATGAATCCTGAAGCAAAATTTACAGAGGAACATAAACTTCAGTTCAACAATCAGGTTCTTGCCGAGGTGCCCGAAGTATATGAGCTTACCAATATTCTGCTTTCGCTTACGCCGCATTGCCGCCGTAATGCCGGATTGGTTGACATGCAGAAAGCCTACTACAAGGAAGTACAAACTCATTTTGCCATGTTCGAAGGCTCGCCGCTGGTAGATGCATTGAGTAAGGCGCTCGACGAAGATCCCGGCATGTATCTTTCATTCCGTAATTCGGGTTTTGGCTATACATTCAAATTCGATGAGCTTGTGGAAACAGCCGATTACAAAAACTTCAACGGCCGTTTGGGCATACGCGATTTTAAACTGCAGATTGAAGATTTTGCCAAACGATCAGGCTTCCGCAAGTTTTATGCGCGGCATAAAGAATATTACAATCAGCTTGCTGCCACACACAACCAGTGGGTAAATATGAAAGACATGAAAAGCTGGCTCGAACAGCGTTACCCGGCACGTTTCAATGCTTACCGCGTTATTCTTTCGCCGCTGGCCGGAAACAGCCACCAGATACACACTTTTGACAACAACAAATTCACTGAGGCGGTTATTTTCACTTATTCAGCAGATGCCGCAAACCTGCGCAAGGAAACCGCAGCTGCCACGCGCTACAACCTCTGGAAAATGATTTTTACCGAGCTGGCCAAAGCGTATGCACAACCTGTAGCCGAAGCTACCTCGCTCAATACCGCGCAATGGAACTCCGGCAGTAACAACCGCACGGCCAACGAAACCTTCAATGCCTACATAACTGCAGGTATGCTCGCACTCTACATGAACGACCACATGAACGCCACCGATTTTACAAGCACGTATGCAATGCTGATTGAAAGCATGGAAAAAGAACAGGGGCTGATAAAGTTTGGTGCATTTTCAAACGAAGCACTTGCACAACACCGGAAGGGTGTGGCAGATGCAAACACCCTGCACAGCAATATGCTGGGGTGGATGAAAAATAATTAGTATTTGCTGGGAACCGGTAAAAAGATGCGGCCGTCAGTATGGATGGCCGTATCTTTTTTATTTTTAGGCGTTACTCATCCAAACACCCCAAAAACATGACACGCCTGTTACTGCTTCTGCTGCTTATTCCTTTACAGCATTTTGCCCAGCAACCGTTTCCGTTTATCAACGGCACTTGGCTGCGTACCGATATGCGGATAGACGGAAAGTCGCAATCCCTTTCGGGACAAGTACACAAGCGCACTTTTACCGACAGAAGCATCACACACACCATGCGCGACTCGGTCACAAAGTCAACACGGCAGTGGCACGAAATGTATCGTTTTATACATGACTCATGCTTTATTGCGGTACATGGTTACGAATATTCGGCTACCTGGGTAAGCAGTAATTTCAGACCCGAACACATTTATTGCATCAAACTCCTCACCGATTCACAGCTTACACTTACAACCTCAGAAGGTGGCACACCGATTGAATTACAATTTCGGAAAATTGCCACTGAGTATGTGAGAGACTTTGAGTTAAACATAAATGGCAACAGCAATCAGCAACCGGTTTCAAAAAAACGCGAGCCATTAATTCTTCAAAACACACGCGATACCGGCAGATTCTATACGATTGATCCGTGGCAGCAAGCTGAAGTTTCGTTCGAGTTCCGGAGCGAGGGTGAATACATTTATCTCGAATTCACCGGTTATATTTATCGTGCCACAGACTCTACTGTGTATATC is from Bacteroidota bacterium and encodes:
- a CDS encoding DUF4932 domain-containing protein; amino-acid sequence: MKTLILTTVLVAGVALTSLAAPLPQPIKPAGRLVCLNDTLWLQSPELNLKQAYRVSEADSVLRFNFGSQQMPYTFGISNGRETINFRHSDLPRVKVEVSNGSRMVNVYLTAFMNPEAKFTEEHKLQFNNQVLAEVPEVYELTNILLSLTPHCRRNAGLVDMQKAYYKEVQTHFAMFEGSPLVDALSKALDEDPGMYLSFRNSGFGYTFKFDELVETADYKNFNGRLGIRDFKLQIEDFAKRSGFRKFYARHKEYYNQLAATHNQWVNMKDMKSWLEQRYPARFNAYRVILSPLAGNSHQIHTFDNNKFTEAVIFTYSADAANLRKETAAATRYNLWKMIFTELAKAYAQPVAEATSLNTAQWNSGSNNRTANETFNAYITAGMLALYMNDHMNATDFTSTYAMLIESMEKEQGLIKFGAFSNEALAQHRKGVADANTLHSNMLGWMKNN
- a CDS encoding SprT-like domain-containing protein gives rise to the protein MNQTERNQAILRKYIPEAAVPMMAEWIVQFDFKLKIKRSRQSKYGDYRAPLPGTNHQITINHDLNPYAFLLTLVHEVAHLLTYERHGHRVKPHGEEWKTAFKDLMRPVIRLDVFPADVRAAIISYMQNPAATSCSDLQLMRTLRRHDDEQAKYIHLETLPFDAVFMYNGRRFRKGEKRRTRYLCIELDTRRKYLFSALADVEPEHREEMPPRVAAHSIPPPARPLHTSAVPETSAAPSLPPPAEERVPLAALPEGALFELNGIVHKKGTAVHIHLQCTVVVTGAVVRFSPAVLVRRIG